A region from the Brassica napus cultivar Da-Ae chromosome C8, Da-Ae, whole genome shotgun sequence genome encodes:
- the LOC125591506 gene encoding acetylserotonin O-methyltransferase-like, with product MMITKRDGKSMAPMLLLESSQEMLAPWLKLSSTISSPINGLVPPFDAVHGKELWSFAKDNPRHSELINEAMACEARRVVPLVAGACHGLFDGVAMVVDVGGGTGDTMAILVKEFPWIKGINFDLPHVVEVVQVLDNVENVGGNMFDSIPACDAVFIKVRFIAYNFNSFD from the coding sequence ATGATGATCACTAAACGTGACGGCAAGTCAATGGCTCCTATGCTTCTCCTTGAATCAAGTCAAGAGATGCTCGCTCCATGGTTGAAACTGAGCTCAACCATCTCTTCGCCGATCAACGGTTTGGTTCCGCCTTTCGATGCCGTGCACGGTAAGGAGTTGTGGTCGTTCGCAAAGGACAATCCGCGCCACAGTGAACTGATTAATGAGGCCATGGCTTGTGAAGCAAGGCGCGTGGTGCCACTTGTAGCCGGAGCTTGTCACGGCTTATTTGACGGCGTGGCTATGGTGGTGGATGTAGGAGGCGGCACCGGAGACACGATGGCGATATTAGTTAAGGAGTTTCCTTGGATCAAAGGAATTAACTTTGATCTTCCTCATGTTGTTGAAGTTGTTCAAGTCTTGGACAATGTTGAGAATGTTGGAGGAAATATGTTTGATTCCATACCTGCATGCGACGCTGTTTTCATCAAGGTTAGATTCATTGCATATAACTTTAATTCATTTGATTAA